In Dermacentor silvarum isolate Dsil-2018 chromosome 10, BIME_Dsil_1.4, whole genome shotgun sequence, the genomic stretch CACTACTTTCTGTACTTCAAGAGCATCTTTATCCCTCCATGCAGCTTGTTAATTCTGATGGTCCGCATTTCTAGAATAACTTCATAACCATCGCGAACAGGACCAGTGGAATGCCTCGACCACTGGTTTCGCCAGTTCGTCCACTGACGCATGCCCAGGCATGCTTTTATGCCATAACCTTGTGCTGATGATTGCGATGGTATTGGATCCGACAGAAGGCCATCCCCAAAGCTGTGAAGGCAGTTTTGGTTTTACGCCAGACTGTAATGGGCACAGACAATTTCTGGACCCCTACATAATTAAACAAAGAGACAGAGGGGTCGTTTAGAATCGGGTAAATGTGGTAGTAACGCAGGGCGAGCAAATGGTCCCGTCGTGCTATGAAGCTACAGCCACAACACGCACACCGCTCACCTGGAGGCTGAAGGCGATGTACACTTCGACTGCCCCGGACAGGTGGCCGATGCCCAGGAAGCGGCCATCCTCACTGTAAGAACGCCACCGTAATTAGCATGGCAAACATACAGTGCATGTACTAACGAGAACACTTGGTGAATCTGAGCTTCGATCTGAGCAAGAAGTGAATCTGAGCTTCACACCTCTCTCTCCTCCAACCAGCATGGGGAAGCATCAACTGTGGTGTCTAGCACAGACCGACACTGTGCTTTCAAGTCACTGTAATTATAGTGCGTCCATATTAAGCCCATCACAGACAATGTCATCAAAGACAGTTTACTTGCTTCCCCCTTTTTTGTGATTACTCAAATCAGCTCATTTCAGAGTGCACACAACTTCTGACTGCATTTTATTAAATTTTTTTCCCCCATGGTAGTCCCTGCACCAATTGGCAGATCATCGACGAATGCTACCATATCCTAGACCAAGAAAAATGCATACTGTAATATGAAATAAGAAATAGTGCACGTGAAGGAATATGAATTTAGTGACTCACTGGTCACTAAGAACAGATTGCACCTTACATTAATTTGAATTTACTATCAACGAACTAGGCCTTCATGTTGTAGAGCCAGTAAATTCCACAACATCAGCAGAACGTAAATAGCCCTATTCTAAAAAGTTGCAAGATCGATGGGACGAGTTCATAGTATGACTCGAGGACACAAAGGGAATCCAATGTGAGCCAATTAAATAGCCGATCTTACCTGACAGCTAATGATGACAGGACATCCGTGCCCATTGATTGGATTCTCTCGGGAACATGTCTCCGCATGTCCCACTTGGTCAGGTAGCAACGTGAGGCAGGCTTCTTTCGCACTGCGGCGTTGGATATCGTGAACAGGCGGTAATTACTCTTGTCCCCCTCGACGATTCCAAACCTGCATACATTACAAACAGAAGATATGAAGTTGGGTACGACCTCGTTTTATGCATCTGCAAAACAGAAATTAGAGGGACCataaaaagaaggagaagaaagaaagggttTACAGCGcgaataccatatttacttgaGAGAGATCCGctcattttttaaatttctgaATCTTCGCAGGTTGTGGCTCTTACACGAGTGGGGCGTACGACTACCCGCTAAAACTGTGGATGACGTCGTGAATGATGTACAGAATAATGTGAACATTGGATTGCCCATTTACACACACTTTTACTCAAGATTTAGCACTACTGATCCAAGTTTCGCTTCATTATTCATCGCTGTTGCTCTCGATGTTATGTCGTCATCACCACAACTTACTACACCTCAATGCCACGCTTCCAAAGATGGTCACTGTGCAGAAGCAGGCGCCGTGGCAGGCAATTCGGCAAAACATTCCTTGTTTTCTTCAAGTATTTAACCTCGATAGCGGGGGGAGAGGTACATGAGGGCGAGTCTTAGATGAGAGCTTGTCTTAGATGAGTAAATACAGTATACAACAGTGTTCACTGGCAAATGCAAAAAGAATGGGAAGAGAGATAAATGCTACCCCATTGAAAGGCTGTTGTGCAAGGTACAAGGCATCATCATGAAGGAGGTAGTGGCCAAACACTGCACCAGAGagaccaattcctgttctggtgagggagtgtcttactgaagctcagtgggccttcctaatttggttgcacctagaCTAGTATAACCTAACTGGCTctcaacattttctttttttttgccagtttcaggcaccactccaagcctgaaaatgtagtggccTGGACAAGGTTTTGAACTTAGAACCTTGAGCATAGAACCCCAATGTTCTAGCTCTACTACACGCCACCACCTAAGAGATACCTAGCCCATAATGGTTTGACGAGTCAGCAAGGTCAACGAGTTTCTCAATATGTGTGAATGGTTTACATTACAGCAAGCATAAGCGTCACCACTAATCCTCAAACAGAACAACTAAATGTTGCTGGCTGGCTATGCAGAGTACAATCCAACATAATTTAGTAAGCAAATGCTATTCAACTGACAGGTAGCCCTCGGGGTACCTGTAAATTCAAGTAACATGTTAGTATACAATGCTGGCTAGTGCATCGTGAAAACATTATCACCAATATATGCTACGTCCGTGAGAAGGTGGTTAACAAAAAATGTTTCTCGATAATATGAGCATGTACTCAATATATGCTTATAGTATCGATTATTGGatatataatgaaggtatttttgtGTTGGATGCGACTTTGTTATAGAAAGGTTTCACGGTACTACGAGTGTACGCAGGGCTGCTGTCACGTACCTGCATGCTCTGAAGAGGTACTTCTCGGAGCTGTTGCCAGGTGCCACAAAGGTCAGCTCGCACACCTGCTTGCCATCTACAGCGTCCCAGACGTAGCCATGGCCGTCCCGAGACACCGTCACCACCTAGTGGGGAAACATTTTTGCTTCCGATAATTATACTCTAATTCTGCACCAGTCAGGGCTTGCAGCTATACTCTGCTAAAGGAGCAGTTACACACATTTTCGAAGATGCAGAAACTCATCACACACCTCTTGCACTTAGAAAGTACGGAGGCTGGGAAACACAAGATAGtttaatttgatactaaagttggTTCTCAAAATGCCGAAACCTGGCGCCATAGATGTGTGCTGCATGCATTTCTTTTGGCTACACTTTCATGTGAGACCCACAGCAATTGCACAAACACGGTGAGCCAGTGTATCATGACAGTGTGACGGCAGCTGCCCAGTGCGTATCAAAACCGAAACTGGTTTGTTGAATCAAGTCGTATTGGAACTTACTTAAAGCACTCTGACGCATGCAAATATTTTCTTCTAGGTTTAAAAGGCTTCAGACAGTCCTTTaaaggaaaacaaagaaaaggaaactGAAAATGTCATGTTAATACTCCTTTAATGTAAGAGCTTTGCTTCCCTTAACTCGAAAGTAAAATCACTTGAGTCATGCATGCATTCACTGCAAGAGTGTAATGGAAGTTATTTAAGTCCAACAATACAATACAATTTGGCGATTCTCTGCTTCAACAGATTGAGCAGTCGGCTCAAACTGTTGAAAGAGAAAGGGGTCAGTGTTCAGTCAGACAAGTATTGCTTTACAGATAAGTTACCTTTaactggaaagaaagaaaaaaataaagaagggcAAAGTTAGCTTAAATAATAAATTAGTACATTAACAAACTGCTCAGAAGTTTAGCCTGTTCATAGTCACTTCACCAAAGTAACACAATATTCACCTGATAAAAGCAGGTCTTCAAACACGCCTGTGGCGCAGGCTTGCTCGTACAACTGGTGGCAAGTGTCTACAAACTCGACACAGAAACAGAATACGAGCGAGTCAATCTAACCTTGCTTTCGTCTGGTGAGATGCACAGGTCGTCAAGCTCGTCTTCGTGGGCTTGCACTTTGTATATCATCTTGTACTGGGGATACTGGAAGAAAAATAGATAAGATTGAAATAAAACGAATGGTAATAATTTCTAATTCTGCGAGGAAATGCATGCAAACTGAGTCTACACACCCCAGTTTTCACAGCCAAATGTTTGGCAAAGGCGCCACCGACCAAAGGCGCCACCGACCAAAGGCTTCCCTTACATTACGCCTTCAAAGTGAATGTGATTGTCGTCACCTTCTATGAACTGTTTTACCACATCACGACAAAAGAGTGCAGTTGTATGGAGCATTATTCCTCGATCCTGCTTAAATCGAAGTGTTATGGCGCTGTTTGTTTAGCTCATTAACAGCGTCATCTACGCTGGCAAATGGTGAGCCTTGCGTGCAACGCTGAAAAAGGTTGCAACACGCCAAAATCAGAATGCTCAAAATGGTAAGTGAGTTAGCTTAGTAGGCTTTCCAGATGATTTTTAAAAAACATTTGTGCAGTGACAGCGATAAGATCCAACAGGCTTGCCAGGCTAAATGTGCTAGATGGTTTGAAATCTGTCTTACTGACTGCCAATTACAGGTGTGAAATTCAAGAGAAGAAAATATTGTTCTTCATTTTCTCCACTGATAACCAACTTTCATCCATCAAACGCTAAGTAGTAACTGAGCCTTAGAACAATACTTCACTGGACTAAACCAACACCAGTATATGACATCAACACAAAAACAGTGACATTAACTACTCAATGCCTTAAAATTTAATGTCATTCGCACGGTGTCACGTTCACATAGTTAATGCATTAAAacttaatagagagttttagcgagCCCGGTATTCCGGTATATGCAGGCAGATTGGGTGGATTGCCGGGTGAATGGAGGTGTAAATGTGAGCGGCTGGATTGgcggcgcagagctcaaccaaacaaacacagagctaatattgcagtaaccgaGTGTATTCTACTTCACTGCTGGCGTAAATGTTCAAGTGTTCACCGTTAAGCTGCCACCAAAAATTTATActagcagcgaagtagaatacacttgttTACTGCactattagctctgtgtttgtccgGTTGAGCTCTGCACCATCAGGTGGTGCCAAAAATCCGGCCACTAATTTTTACGCCTCCACTCACCCGGCAATTGGCCCAATACGCCTGCGTATACAGGACACGCTGAAACTCTCTGATGCCACTTGCAGCCTAATTCGTTGTCGCAACTAATTTGGCTGTTGATTGTGTGCTCTTATTTCCAATGTTAGTACTTACAGCTGCATACATAAAACATATTTTAGAAGTAAACCAACACATTTATTCTATGTTAAGTACATCTGTTAACAATTCTAGCGGCGGCAATATTTGCACATTTGTCaactaaacattttttttataatgTGACTGGCAAACAGACTGCATTCACTGCAGTTGTCATCACTGCGTCATTTAATGTCATAACAAATGTGCGTGTATAGCAGCAGTGCTAGATACAAtagcattatgacactaaaggtTCCAGACACTTAATATCATTGACCTTGCCTGTGTGGCGTCGGTTTAACTTTGTGTAGCTGTCTTTTTTAACACGTGACCGAATTCACTGACCTTCCAGGCTCGAAGGCAGCCATCTGCACCACCCGTGAAGAGGATCTCCGTTTCCGGCGCGAACCGCACCACTTTCTGGAATGGCTCTTGTTTCGTGGAAAAATCCGTCTGGAAGCTTGTGTCTGGGCGGATGGAGAAGCCAATCCGGACGCTGTTGGCATTCGTGTCCGGCTCCTGTTTAGCCGAGTCCGCAATCTCATGCACCACGCCGTTGGCAGTGCCGTTCTCCACTTTCTCTGGCCTGTCACCCCCGCCGTGATCCTTGGACGACGATGTGGACTCTGACCGGCGCCTCCTTCGCAGCGCCGTCGATGATCCTCTTCTGTCTGTTGGGGATAAGTCATAGGTAGACGTGTGTGAATAGAAATTTCTGAAACCGAGTCGAATACGAACTGAATAGTGCCAGAAATGCGCCAAATCAAATAGAACATCGAATGCTTTTCGAATAATGTACAGTCATTTTCACAATGACATAAAATAATGTTCACATTCTAGTATTCATAATGTTATTAAGTTTGTCATTACGTTGCATGTTATGAAAGGTTATTTTTAAAAGAGGAAATGGAGCATTAGCAACAAAAAAAAGCAGTTTGTTCACAAAAACAGGATTCTGCAGAGTATGCAAATTATTGCTGTATAGCCGATAAAGTCAAGCTCCCTAAGAAACGTATCCTGCTCCACTAAGTAAGTATTCGAGTTTTATGCCTATGCTAGGCCCGTGGAGATGAATTTTATCATGCTTTTGCTCCAACTTCATGTTTGGCTCTGCGCAGTTGATGTTTTGAAATActtgaaaaatattcgtatttacaAATAGCGACAATTCAATTTGAAGACTGCAttgaataggacactattcgattcattgttagaaagttttgaatattcgcacacccctagtcaTAGGAAACCAAGTGGCGTGTTTGAGTGGAAGGCCAGTCATCTTTTGCCACAAAAATAGATCAGCTTAGAGATCACTCCAGGAAAGTGGTGTGTCATCTGAGAAATAGGTTCCGGAGACATCTTTCTTCTAGTCCACAGTTCGTACACACATACCCACACATTGGAGTCTGTTGCCACGTGAGGTCtctgcgctacgatttgtcaTGATGTCGAACAAGCAAGGCGAAGCATTCACAACTCTCAACCCGGAGGTCTGAGCACAACTTACCCCGTTCGAACCTCCCGTCGCCGTCCTCTTCCTGACAGTCCTCAAGGAGGCAGTAGCGCATGTTGTACATCTGGCAGTGTTCGTCGGCACCCGCAGCCAACGCAAAGCTCTTGCGCCCCTTGTGGAAGAACACGGTCGAGTTCATGATGGCGCAGTCGCCCGTCGGGTAGCGCGTTACCGGCTCTGCTTTGCATGTCGTCTTCGTCGGGATCAGTTCGTATATCTCCTGTCGTGACAAGCACGAAGATCAAAGAAAGAACGCATTTTGTCAGAAAACGATGTGCGAGAATCGAACAAATTTTGCCATCGAAGTTCTCGTACTACCGCCATGGTGTAGTGATTACAAAGGAGAAACAATAACTGACATAACTACAAAGAATCAAAATATTGGAAGAACTTGTGCCTAGAAAGCAAAGCAATGCTTAAGAGAGAACGAAAGTGGAAATTGGCGAATCTAATAGCACAGCTCAGCTCCGACCCATATGATGATAGATAAACAGTACAAAAATGGACGTAACAAGCGCTAACTTCAAACCAAGGTTTATTCAGGAACACACAAGTAATTTATTTGTATTATTCCAGTGCTCTCCCATAAGCAAAtcgaaacaaaactgaaaaaccGAGAAAACTAGGGAAGAACTAACACTGTCAACCATAGAAAGTGTTGCACAGCACAGTGAACAGTATCACTGTTATTGGAATGACAAAACGAACGTTCAAGAAAATCAATAAATGTGAGAATTTATCTAGTGTTCAGGCACAACATCTCATTGTGTAGTTAGTGCATGAAAGTCTTGCTCATGCACTTGTTACATCCATATCTTTCTTTTTAAGTTCACATGCCTTCCTCACGCTATTTATCCATCACCATGCAATTCTACCAACCCACCTAAACTTATCAACCAGTATTTAGACACATATGCCCACTACATTCCAGAGCAATTGCTGGTGATCCCATAGATTTGAGATCGAACAAGACTATTTGCCTCACTtgtacaatctgattacacagcACTTGTATCACTATTAATTcaatgacaatattcactaagtTTTGAATACATTAGGCACATCTTGTGTGACTGCAATATGATAACAGCGACAGTCATGCGAAAGCAGTCATCTGCAGGAAGTAAAACAATGCATGTGTGGCAAGATAAACTCTCGCACATGGGCAGCTACAATCCTGGTTGAAGTTAATCTGCGCAGACATTTTTACATTAATCAAATTGAGGTGCTGGATGGTCGCTGATAGAGATGTTGACCTTGTGGCTGATCTTCGGTGCACCAGATGGCATTGGCTGATCTTCCATATACGAGAAGGCATATCCGAAACAGAAAGCTATAATTTGCACATGTGCATCTGATGCAGCAAAAAAACATTCTTAATACTTTTGGTTAGAGGTCGTGGCTGGGTATACTTCATTGCATGAGCAATCAGAAGCATGGTAACTGCAAATTCTTGCACTATACTAAGAAAAAGTATTAATGTGACACGCCACTTCTTCGTGTTTCTTCTATCTTTAGGTTATTTCTTGGTTAACTGCTTGTTCTTCAATAGCGTGTGGTCCCCCTGTGACAGCAATATAATTCAACTACCACATGTTCATATCTTGCTTTTCACACTCTAATTTAGAAACTACTACATTTTTCTAATCAAGCCAGAGGCTCCGACGAATTAACTAAAACTTCGGTCAAAAGATTCACATCGCGCCTCTACGCTAAGAACGATACAGAATTTTAACGCCTAAACTTATAACCTCGGAGGAGCGCCATACAAAGCGCTAAGCTTTATTACACTCCATTAACAGCtgggaaaaaaacaagaaac encodes the following:
- the LOC119431410 gene encoding prolactin regulatory element-binding protein; translation: MAPSKSGELLARVNFPLYSLNVITERHILVAGGGGKSRTGIPNKIEIYELIPTKTTCKAEPVTRYPTGDCAIMNSTVFFHKGRKSFALAAGADEHCQMYNMRYCLLEDCQEEDGDGRFERDRRGSSTALRRRRRSESTSSSKDHGGGDRPEKVENGTANGVVHEIADSAKQEPDTNANSVRIGFSIRPDTSFQTDFSTKQEPFQKVVRFAPETEILFTGGADGCLRAWKYPQYKMIYKVQAHEDELDDLCISPDESKVVTVSRDGHGYVWDAVDGKQVCELTFVAPGNSSEKYLFRACRFGIVEGDKSNYRLFTISNAAVRKKPASRCYLTKWDMRRHVPERIQSMGTDVLSSLAVSEDGRFLGIGHLSGAVEVYIAFSLQRLYRAEHAHNIFVTGLEFLKSCDETRRLAGNYDASLISISVDNHIVAHHIPYPATMGIAGLLIMFVGVILLVYLLMDFLGL